The Mycolicibacterium duvalii DNA window CGGTGTCGGAAAGGTCACCCCCGAACCGGGCGTCACCGACATCGCCACGCTCGTGGAGGACTTCGTACGCGCCGGTCTGACCGTGACGTTCGCGGTGAGCGGGCGGCTGGACCGGATCTCCGCGGCCGCCGGCCTGGCGCTCTACCGCATCGCGCAGGAGTCGCTGGCCAACATCGCCAAGCACGCCCCCGACACGGCCGCAAGCATGTCCCTCGAACTGGACGTGTCGTCCGCCGTGCTCACCGTCGCCAACCGGCTGCCGGTTCCGATCACCGCCCGGCGCGGCACCGCGGGCCGGGGCATGCTCGGCATGCGGCAGCGCGTCGAGTTGCTCGGCGGCCGGATCCAGGCCGGACCGAACGACGACGAATGGACGGTGCGGGCGGTGGTCCCGATAGACGAGGATCCGTCCTGCCCGTTCCGCAGGTGCTGACCGATGGGCACCGATATCGTCACCGCGCTGCTCGTCGACGACCAGGAACTGGTGCGCTCCGGCCTGCGCCGCATCCTGCGGCGCAAGGACGGGATCGCGATCGTCGCGGAATGCTCCGACGGTGACGCGGTACCCGCCGCGGTCGCCGAACATCGTCCCGACGTCGTGGTGATGGACCTGAGAATGAAGCGGGTCAACGGAATCGAGGCGACGCGCGCACTCACCGCCGGCGCCGGACCTCCGGTGCTGGCGCTGACCACCTTCAGCGACGATGAGCTGCTGTCGGGCGTATTGCGTGCCGGCGCAGCCGGTTTCGTGCTGAAGGACTCGCCGGCCGAGGAGCTCATCCGTGCGGTGCACGCGGTGGCCCGCGGGGACGGCTACCTGGATCCCTCGATCACCGGGCGCGTGCTGAGTACCTACCGCACCGCGGCCGAGGAGCCCGCCGGTGGAGCCGTCGACGAGCTGACACCCCGCGAGCTCGATGTGTTACGGCTGATGGCCAAGGGCCGCTCCAACGCCGAGATCGCCGACGAGTTGGTGATCTCGGGGGTCACGGTCAAGAGCCACATCGGGCGCATCTTCCTGAAACTGCGGTTGCGGGACCGGGCCGCCGCGATCGTGTACGCCTACCAGCACGGCATCGTCGCCGCCCGCTGAGTCACACCCGGCGAGGGGCGGCCAGCCGTTCCCGGCGCAACTGCGTGACCTCGGGAAGGTCGAGCGGTGTCAGCGGCCCGACCACCTTGGCGAGCAGGTGGTCGGCCAGTTCGGGATTGCGGGCCAGGCAACAACCGTGCATGTAGGTCGCGACGACGGAGCCCTGCACCGCCCCGTCGTAACCGTCGCCGTCCCGGTTGCCGGCTCCTTTGGTCACCGCCGCCAGCGGGCGCACCGCCGCACCGAGAACGGTTCCGCCGCGGTGGTTCTCGAAACCGGTCAGCGGCTGGGTCAAGCCGTCGATCAGCGGTGTCCCGGCCACCTCGCCGATGCTGCGCTCGGGCTGTGGCGACGTCGTGACATCCAGCACGCCGACCCCGTCGACACGTTCCCCGGCCGAGGTCTCGTACCAGTGCCCGAGCACCTGAATCGCCGCGCAGATCGCCAGTACCGGCGCACCCCGCGACACCGCCTGTTGCAGGCCCGGGTAGCGGGTCAGATGCTTGGTGGCCAACCGTTGGGCGTAGTCCTCGGCGCCGCCGAGGGTGTACAGGTCCAGTTCCGCCGGCACCGGATCGTCGAGGGTGAGTTCGACGATCTCGGCGTCGATGCCGCGCAGCCGCAACCGTTGCCGCAGCACCAGAGCGTTGCCGCCGTCGCCGTAGGTGCCCATCACGTCGGGCAACACCAGCCCGATCCGCACCGTGGACTCGCTCACTGCGGCAACCGCCTGTTCAACTGCAGGAACGCGGTGTAGTTGGCCAGCACGTCGACGTGGCCGGGCGGGCAGGAGGCGATCGCGGCCAGCGGGTCGTGCACCAGCGTGTGCTCGACCCCGGCATATCCCAGCCGCACGGCCAGATCGGTGCCGCGCTCCCCGGCGGCGACCACCGGGACGTTCTCGAAGTGCTCGAAGCGCACGTCCCACAGCCAGGACAGGTCCTCGCCGTCGGGCACCTGCCCGTTGACCGAGATCACCACCCCGGCGGCGTCGCGGTCCAGCATCGACAGTGCCTCCTGCCAGCCGGCCGGGTTCTTGGCCAGCAGCATGCGCACGGTGTGCCGGCCCACCTGCACGGTGCGGTACCGGCCGGCGACCTCGTCGACAGCGGCGACCGCGGCCACCGCCGCGGCCGGGTCGGCGCCCAGGGTCACCGCTGCCGCCACGGCCTGCGCGGCGTTGCCGCGGTTCACCGCACCGGGCAACGTCAACGTCATCGGCAGGGTCAGCCCGTCCGGACCGTGGAGGTGGGTGTCGTCGAACCACCAGTCCGGGTCGGGACGCTTGAAGTCGCAGCCGGTGGAGTACCAGTGCCGCCCCTCCCGGACGATCACCTCACCCGAGCGCGGACAGCTGACCGAGTCGCTGGCCCAGCTGCCCCCGGCGGCCACCCACACCGTCTTCGGACTGTCATAGGCGGCCGAGGTCATCAACACGTCGTCACAGTTGGCGACCACCACCGCGGCGCGGTGGCGGGCCAGCCCGCCCCGCAGCGTCCGCTCGATGTGGTTGATCTCCCCGACCCGGTCGAGCTGATCGCGGGACAGGTTCAGCAAGACGATCACCGCGGTGTCGACAGCGTCCAGAACGTGCGGGACGTGCATCTCGTCCACCTCGAGCGCGGCCAGCGGCGCATCGGGCGACAGCGCCAGCGCCGCGACCAGACCGGCGTCCATGTTGGCGCCCTCGGCGTTGGTGGCCACGTCACCGAGCGTGCCCAGCGCGGCCGCGGTCATCCTCGTGGTGGTCGACTTGCCGTTGGTGCCGGTGACGACGACCGCGCGACGGTCGCGGCCCAACTGGCTCAGGATGGAGCGGTCCAGCGTCATCGCGACCAGCCCGCCGATCATCGCGCCGGCACCCCGGCCGGTGACCCGCGACGCCCACCGCGCCGCGGCGCCCGCCGCAAGCGCGACGCGTCCGCGCGCAGTGATCATGCGGGGAGTCTAGAAGAGCGCCCGACACGCGGCCTGATGAGCTCAGCTTGTCAGCGGTGCGTGCCATTCTCGAAGAGTGAGCTCAACCGTCGCGACCCGCTGGGGCCGACCCGCTGATCAGCCCGGGTCCGGGTGGGCGGTCGTCGACGTCGAGACCACCGGCTTCCGCCCCGGTCAGGCGCGGGTGGTCAGCATCGCCGCGCTGGCGCTCAGTGACGACGGCAACGTCGAGCAGAGCTTCTACAGCCTGCTCGACCCGGGCGTCGACCCCGGCCCCACCCACGTGCACGGGCTCACCGCCGAGATGCTCGCCGGGCAGCCGACGTTCGGCGACGTCGTCGACGACCTGGCCGACGTGCTGCGCGGCCGCACCCTGGTCGCGCACAACGTCAGCTTCGACTACGCGTTCCTGGCCGCCGAAGCCGAGCTGGTGGCCGCCGAACTACCCGTCGACTCCGTCATGTGTACGGTGGAACTGGCCCGCCGCTGCGACCTCGGTCTGGAGAACCTGCGGCTGGAGACGCTGGCCGCACACTGGGGCGTCACCCAGATCCGGCCGCACGACGCGCTCGACGACGCCATGGTGCTGGCCCAGATCCTCAAACCGGTGCTGGTACGCGCCGGGGAGCGCCGCACCTGGTTGCCCGTGCACCCGGTCACCCGGCGCCGCTGGCCCAACGGCCGGGTCACCCACGACGAACTTCGCCCCCTGCGGGTGCGGGCGGCGCGGATGGCCTGCCCGTACGCCAACCCGGGGCGTTTCGTCGCGGGCCGGCCACTGGTGCAGGGCATGCGGGTGGCGCTGGCCGCGGAGGTCGAGCACACCCACGAGGAACTGGTCGAGCGCATCCTGCATGTGGGCCTCGCCTACACCGACACCGTCGATGCCCACACCTCGCTGGTGGTCTGCGACGCCGCGACGCCCGAGCAGGGCAAGGGCTATCAGGCCGGCGAGTTGGGCATTCCGCAGCTGGGCAGTGGTGCGTTCATCGCCGCACTCGACGCGGTGATCGGCGGCACCGCCATCGAGGAGTTCACCGAACCCTCAGCGGCCGGTGACCAATTCGCTCTGTTCTGACATCCCGAGGGCCCTGGCTTTCAACCGGTCGAACTCGGACTGCGAGATGGTGCCGGCGTCCAACAGCGCCTTGGCGTCGGCGATCTCCTGTGCCGGACTGCGCCCGGCAGCCTGCCGGATGTAATCGTCGGTCTCGCGCCTGGCCTGCACCGCCTGCTCGCGCGCCCTTTCGGCCATTCCCCGGCCGCGAGCGATGAGATAGACCAGCGCCGTCAGATACGGCAACACGATGAGGAAGATCACCCATACCGCCTTGATCCAGCCCGACGTCTTGTGGTCGCGCCAGAACAGGTCGACCAGGATGT harbors:
- a CDS encoding response regulator — its product is MGTDIVTALLVDDQELVRSGLRRILRRKDGIAIVAECSDGDAVPAAVAEHRPDVVVMDLRMKRVNGIEATRALTAGAGPPVLALTTFSDDELLSGVLRAGAAGFVLKDSPAEELIRAVHAVARGDGYLDPSITGRVLSTYRTAAEEPAGGAVDELTPRELDVLRLMAKGRSNAEIADELVISGVTVKSHIGRIFLKLRLRDRAAAIVYAYQHGIVAAR
- a CDS encoding type 1 glutamine amidotransferase yields the protein MSESTVRIGLVLPDVMGTYGDGGNALVLRQRLRLRGIDAEIVELTLDDPVPAELDLYTLGGAEDYAQRLATKHLTRYPGLQQAVSRGAPVLAICAAIQVLGHWYETSAGERVDGVGVLDVTTSPQPERSIGEVAGTPLIDGLTQPLTGFENHRGGTVLGAAVRPLAAVTKGAGNRDGDGYDGAVQGSVVATYMHGCCLARNPELADHLLAKVVGPLTPLDLPEVTQLRRERLAAPRRV
- a CDS encoding Mur ligase family protein translates to MITARGRVALAAGAAARWASRVTGRGAGAMIGGLVAMTLDRSILSQLGRDRRAVVVTGTNGKSTTTRMTAAALGTLGDVATNAEGANMDAGLVAALALSPDAPLAALEVDEMHVPHVLDAVDTAVIVLLNLSRDQLDRVGEINHIERTLRGGLARHRAAVVVANCDDVLMTSAAYDSPKTVWVAAGGSWASDSVSCPRSGEVIVREGRHWYSTGCDFKRPDPDWWFDDTHLHGPDGLTLPMTLTLPGAVNRGNAAQAVAAAVTLGADPAAAVAAVAAVDEVAGRYRTVQVGRHTVRMLLAKNPAGWQEALSMLDRDAAGVVISVNGQVPDGEDLSWLWDVRFEHFENVPVVAAGERGTDLAVRLGYAGVEHTLVHDPLAAIASCPPGHVDVLANYTAFLQLNRRLPQ
- a CDS encoding DEDDh family exonuclease translates to MSSTVATRWGRPADQPGSGWAVVDVETTGFRPGQARVVSIAALALSDDGNVEQSFYSLLDPGVDPGPTHVHGLTAEMLAGQPTFGDVVDDLADVLRGRTLVAHNVSFDYAFLAAEAELVAAELPVDSVMCTVELARRCDLGLENLRLETLAAHWGVTQIRPHDALDDAMVLAQILKPVLVRAGERRTWLPVHPVTRRRWPNGRVTHDELRPLRVRAARMACPYANPGRFVAGRPLVQGMRVALAAEVEHTHEELVERILHVGLAYTDTVDAHTSLVVCDAATPEQGKGYQAGELGIPQLGSGAFIAALDAVIGGTAIEEFTEPSAAGDQFALF
- a CDS encoding SHOCT domain-containing protein — its product is MWDSFWSCLWSAVVIFAFIAYLMILFNILVDLFWRDHKTSGWIKAVWVIFLIVLPYLTALVYLIARGRGMAERAREQAVQARRETDDYIRQAAGRSPAQEIADAKALLDAGTISQSEFDRLKARALGMSEQSELVTGR